A genomic window from Streptomyces sp. NBC_01429 includes:
- a CDS encoding helix-turn-helix domain-containing protein: MILLRRLLGDVLRRQRQRQGRTLREVSSSARVSLGYLSEVERGQKEASSELLSAICDALDVRMSELMREVSDELSLAELAASAAANEPLSAPVRPMLNSVSVTSVAGVPTERVTIKAPAEAVDVVAA, encoded by the coding sequence ATGATTCTGCTCCGTCGCCTGCTTGGTGACGTGCTGCGTCGGCAGCGCCAGCGCCAGGGCCGTACTCTGCGCGAAGTCTCCTCGTCCGCCCGAGTCTCGCTCGGCTATCTCTCCGAGGTGGAGCGGGGGCAGAAGGAGGCATCCTCCGAACTGCTCTCCGCGATCTGCGACGCGCTTGACGTACGGATGTCCGAGCTCATGCGTGAAGTGAGCGACGAACTGTCGTTGGCGGAGCTGGCCGCGTCGGCGGCGGCGAACGAGCCGCTGTCTGCGCCAGTACGCCCCATGCTCAATTCCGTCTCTGTGACGTCGGTGGCCGGAGTGCCGACGGAACGGGTGACCATCAAAGCGCCTGCGGAAGCGGTGGATGTCGTCGCCGCCTGA
- the recA gene encoding recombinase RecA: MAGTDREKALDAALAQIERQFGKGAVMRLGDRPNDPIEVIPTGSTALDVALGVGGLPRGRVVEVYGPESSGKTTLTLHAVANAQRLGGSVAFVDAEHALDPEYAKKLGVDIDNLLLSQPDNGEQALEIVDMLVRSGALDLIVIDSVAALVPRAEIEGEMGDSHVGLQARLMSQALRKITSALNQSKTTAIFINQLREKIGVMFGSPETTTGGRALKFYASVRLDIRRIETLKDGTDAVGNRTRVKVVKNKVAPPFKQAEFDILYGQGISREGGLIDMGVEHGFVRKAGAWYTYEGDQLGQGKENARNFLKDNPDLANEIEKKILEKLGIGVRPETPGGEPGADAAGGPAPADDTSKSVPAPAAKAKSAKAAAAKS; this comes from the coding sequence ATGGCAGGAACCGACCGCGAGAAGGCGCTGGACGCCGCTCTCGCACAGATTGAACGGCAATTCGGGAAGGGCGCGGTGATGCGCCTCGGTGACCGGCCGAACGACCCCATTGAGGTCATCCCCACCGGCTCGACCGCGCTCGACGTCGCGCTCGGCGTCGGCGGCCTGCCGCGCGGACGCGTGGTGGAGGTCTACGGCCCGGAGTCCTCCGGCAAGACGACGCTGACGCTGCACGCCGTGGCGAACGCGCAGCGGCTCGGCGGTTCGGTGGCCTTCGTGGACGCCGAGCACGCCCTCGACCCCGAGTACGCGAAGAAGCTCGGCGTCGACATCGACAACCTGCTCCTGTCCCAGCCGGACAACGGCGAGCAGGCGCTCGAAATCGTGGACATGCTGGTCCGCTCCGGGGCACTCGACCTCATCGTCATCGACTCCGTGGCGGCCCTGGTGCCGCGCGCGGAGATCGAGGGCGAGATGGGCGACTCGCACGTCGGTCTCCAGGCGCGGCTGATGAGCCAGGCGCTCCGCAAGATCACCAGCGCGCTCAACCAGTCCAAGACCACCGCGATCTTCATCAACCAGCTCCGCGAGAAGATCGGTGTGATGTTCGGTTCGCCGGAGACCACGACCGGTGGCCGGGCGCTCAAGTTCTACGCCTCGGTGCGCCTCGACATCCGCCGTATCGAGACCCTGAAGGACGGCACCGACGCCGTTGGCAACCGCACCCGCGTGAAGGTCGTCAAGAACAAGGTCGCGCCGCCCTTCAAGCAGGCCGAGTTCGACATCCTGTACGGCCAGGGCATCAGCCGCGAGGGCGGTCTGATCGACATGGGCGTGGAGCACGGCTTCGTGCGCAAGGCCGGCGCCTGGTACACGTACGAGGGCGACCAGCTCGGCCAGGGCAAGGAGAACGCCCGGAACTTCCTCAAGGACAACCCCGATCTCGCCAATGAGATCGAGAAGAAGATCCTGGAGAAGCTGGGCATCGGCGTCAGGCCGGAGACTCCGGGAGGAGAGCCCGGCGCGGACGCGGCGGGTGGTCCCGCCCCGGCCGACGACACGTCCAAGTCGGTGCCCGCCCCCGCCGCCAAGGCCAAGTCGGCCAAGGCGGCAGCGGCCAAGAGCTAG
- a CDS encoding Dps family protein produces MSVVKSSLSEENLKLVGEALQGALVDLVDLSLVAKQVHWNIVGPRFRSVHLQLDEVVTTARQHSDTVAERASAMGVTPDGRAATVAGTSAIGPVPNGWIKDVDAVRILVDALGAVITRMRERIEVTDAPDPVTQDVLIQVAADLEKHAWMFQAESA; encoded by the coding sequence ATGTCTGTCGTGAAGAGTTCCCTGTCCGAGGAGAATCTGAAGCTGGTCGGCGAGGCGCTCCAAGGCGCGCTGGTCGATCTGGTCGACCTCTCGCTGGTGGCCAAGCAGGTCCACTGGAACATCGTCGGGCCGCGCTTCCGGTCCGTGCACCTCCAGCTCGACGAGGTCGTGACCACGGCGCGACAGCACTCGGACACCGTCGCGGAGCGGGCCTCCGCCATGGGCGTGACGCCGGACGGGCGGGCCGCGACCGTGGCGGGGACGAGTGCGATCGGGCCCGTGCCCAACGGCTGGATCAAGGACGTGGACGCGGTACGGATCCTGGTGGACGCGCTCGGCGCGGTGATCACCAGGATGCGTGAGCGGATCGAGGTGACGGACGCGCCGGACCCGGTGACGCAGGATGTGCTGATCCAGGTGGCCGCGGACCTCGAGAAGCACGCCTGGATGTTCCAGGCGGAGAGCGCCTGA
- a CDS encoding AI-2E family transporter, producing the protein MPGWLPRAMILALALLACFQLGSWAFHQLIGLLINILIAFFLALAVEPAVSRMADRGMRRGLATFIVFIAVLIASVGFVLMLGSILAGQILDMVDSFPQYLDSVINWINETFHTELSRVAVQDSLLHSDWLQRYVQNSATGVLDVSTTVLGGLFRLLTIFLFSFYFAADGPRLRRGLCSVLPPARQAEVLRAWEIAVDKTGGYLYSRGLMALISGVAHYIMLEILDVPYAPALAVWVGLVSQFIPTIGTYLAGALPMLIAFTVDPWYALWVLAFVVIYQQFENYVLQPKLTARTVDIHPAVAFGSVIAGTALLGAVGALIAIPAIATLQAFLGAYVKRYDVMDDARVGGRRPLGGTPPLTRLRHALRRERA; encoded by the coding sequence ATGCCCGGCTGGCTGCCGCGTGCCATGATCCTCGCGCTGGCGCTCCTCGCCTGTTTCCAGCTGGGCAGTTGGGCATTCCACCAGCTCATCGGATTGCTGATCAACATACTGATCGCCTTCTTCTTGGCGCTGGCGGTCGAACCCGCCGTCAGCCGGATGGCGGATCGCGGTATGCGGCGTGGACTCGCCACTTTCATCGTCTTCATCGCGGTGCTGATCGCGAGCGTCGGCTTCGTCCTGATGCTCGGTTCGATACTGGCCGGTCAGATCCTCGACATGGTCGACTCCTTCCCGCAGTACCTCGACTCGGTGATCAACTGGATCAACGAGACCTTCCACACGGAGCTGTCCCGGGTCGCTGTCCAGGACAGCCTGCTCCACTCCGACTGGCTGCAGAGATATGTGCAGAACAGCGCGACCGGAGTCCTCGACGTCTCCACCACCGTCCTGGGCGGGCTGTTCCGGCTGCTGACGATCTTCCTGTTCTCGTTCTACTTCGCGGCGGACGGGCCCCGGCTGCGGCGCGGGCTCTGCTCCGTACTCCCGCCAGCCCGGCAGGCCGAGGTGCTGCGCGCCTGGGAGATCGCGGTCGACAAGACGGGCGGCTATCTCTACTCCCGCGGGCTGATGGCGCTCATCTCCGGGGTGGCGCACTACATCATGCTGGAGATCCTGGACGTGCCCTACGCGCCGGCCCTCGCGGTGTGGGTGGGGCTGGTCTCCCAGTTCATCCCGACCATCGGCACGTATCTCGCGGGCGCCCTGCCGATGCTGATCGCCTTCACCGTGGATCCCTGGTACGCGCTGTGGGTGCTCGCGTTCGTGGTGATCTACCAGCAGTTCGAGAACTACGTGCTCCAGCCGAAGCTGACCGCCAGGACCGTCGACATCCACCCGGCCGTGGCCTTCGGATCGGTCATCGCGGGGACCGCGCTGCTGGGCGCAGTCGGCGCGCTGATCGCGATCCCGGCGATCGCCACGCTCCAGGCGTTCCTCGGGGCGTACGTGAAGCGGTACGACGTGATGGACGACGCGAGAGTGGGGGGCCGCAGGCCACTCGGCGGCACTCCGCCGCTGACGCGGCTGCGACACGCGCTGCGGCGCGAGCGTGCTTGA
- a CDS encoding DUF3046 domain-containing protein, with amino-acid sequence MRLTIFWERMADHFGAGYADSFARDHVMAELGGRTVHEALDSGWETKDVWRAVCAAVGIPAEKR; translated from the coding sequence ATGCGGTTGACGATTTTCTGGGAACGGATGGCGGACCACTTCGGCGCCGGTTACGCCGACTCCTTCGCCCGTGACCATGTGATGGCCGAACTGGGCGGCCGTACGGTGCACGAGGCACTCGACTCCGGCTGGGAGACGAAGGACGTCTGGCGCGCGGTCTGCGCTGCCGTGGGAATTCCGGCCGAGAAGCGCTGA
- the pgsA gene encoding CDP-diacylglycerol--glycerol-3-phosphate 3-phosphatidyltransferase, with product MTGVPASAAGGTGATPVTGGSGGKPAPGGNPGPGRKPAPGGKLGAAAVNQASLWNIANILTMVRLVLVPCFVLLLLQDGGFDPVWRAWAWAAFAVAMITDIFDGHLARTYNLVTDFGKIADPIADKAIMGAALVCLSALGDLPWWVTGVILFRELGITLMRFWVIRHGVIPASRGGKMKTLAQGTAVGMYVLALTGPLATLRFWTMAVAVVLTVVTGLDYVRQAIVLRRQGLAAERAEAGSAP from the coding sequence ATGACCGGAGTGCCGGCGTCCGCGGCGGGCGGCACCGGTGCGACGCCCGTGACGGGCGGCTCCGGGGGCAAGCCGGCGCCCGGCGGCAATCCGGGGCCCGGCCGTAAACCGGCGCCCGGTGGCAAGCTGGGGGCGGCGGCGGTCAATCAGGCCAGCCTGTGGAACATCGCCAACATCCTCACCATGGTGCGGCTGGTGCTCGTGCCCTGCTTCGTCCTGCTGCTGCTCCAGGACGGCGGTTTCGACCCCGTCTGGCGCGCCTGGGCGTGGGCCGCGTTCGCCGTCGCCATGATCACGGACATCTTCGACGGACATCTGGCCCGTACGTACAACCTGGTCACCGACTTCGGGAAGATCGCCGACCCGATCGCGGACAAGGCGATCATGGGTGCGGCGCTGGTCTGTCTGTCCGCGCTCGGCGATCTGCCGTGGTGGGTGACCGGGGTCATCCTTTTCCGTGAACTCGGCATCACCCTGATGCGGTTCTGGGTGATCAGACACGGAGTGATCCCCGCCAGCCGCGGCGGCAAGATGAAGACGCTGGCCCAGGGCACGGCCGTGGGCATGTACGTGCTCGCGCTGACCGGGCCGCTGGCCACGCTGCGCTTCTGGACGATGGCCGTCGCCGTCGTCCTGACGGTCGTCACCGGCCTCGATTACGTGCGCCAGGCGATCGTGCTGCGGCGCCAGGGGCTCGCGGCCGAGCGGGCCGAGGCGGGGTCCGCGCCGTGA
- a CDS encoding Fpg/Nei family DNA glycosylase — MPEGDTVWQTARRLHTALAGQRLTRSELRVPRFATADLTGRTVLDVTPRGKHLLTRVEGGLTLHSHLRMDGSWKVYEPGERWRGGAAHQIRAILGTAERTAVGYRLPVLELLRTSEEERVVGHLGPDLLGPGWDPATALRNLLTDPSRSLGEALLDQRNLAGVGNIFKSETCFLVRATPWLPVGGLPAPERLVAAAKAVLEANRNRPGGARRLYVYGRAGSPCPRCRAGIRTADQDGRPTYWCPVCQSGPSP; from the coding sequence ATGCCCGAAGGAGACACCGTCTGGCAGACCGCCCGCCGCCTGCACACCGCGCTCGCCGGACAGCGGCTGACCCGCTCGGAGCTGCGCGTCCCCCGGTTCGCGACCGCCGATCTCACGGGCCGCACCGTGCTGGACGTCACCCCGCGCGGCAAGCACCTGCTCACCCGCGTCGAGGGCGGTCTCACGCTCCACTCGCACCTGCGCATGGACGGTTCCTGGAAGGTGTACGAGCCGGGTGAACGCTGGCGCGGCGGCGCGGCCCATCAGATCCGGGCCATCCTCGGTACGGCCGAACGCACCGCGGTCGGCTACCGCCTCCCCGTACTGGAGCTGCTGCGCACCAGCGAGGAGGAAAGGGTTGTCGGCCACCTCGGCCCCGATCTGCTCGGACCCGGCTGGGACCCGGCCACCGCCCTGCGCAACCTTCTGACGGATCCGTCCCGCTCTCTCGGGGAGGCCCTGCTCGATCAGCGCAATCTCGCCGGAGTCGGCAACATCTTCAAGTCCGAGACCTGCTTCCTGGTCCGCGCGACCCCCTGGCTGCCCGTCGGCGGTCTCCCCGCGCCCGAGCGCCTGGTGGCCGCGGCCAAGGCGGTGCTGGAGGCGAACCGGAACCGGCCCGGCGGGGCGCGGCGACTGTACGTGTACGGCCGCGCCGGCAGCCCCTGCCCCCGGTGCCGCGCCGGGATCCGTACGGCCGACCAGGACGGGCGCCCCACCTATTGGTGCCCCGTCTGTCAGTCGGGGCCCAGTCCTTGA
- a CDS encoding ATP-dependent helicase — protein sequence MARTALDSFSPATRGWFTGAFSAPTPAQEGAWRAIEEGSDVLVVAPTGSGKTLAAFLAALDRLASAPPPAEAKKRCRVLYVSPLKALAVDVERNLRSPLTGIRQESVRRGLPEPEVRVGIRSGDTPAAERRSMATRPPDILITTPESLFLMLTSSARDALAGIETVILDEVHAVAGTKRGAHLALSLERLDELLPRPARRIGLSATVRPVEEVARYLSPQRRVEIVQPPSGKEFDLSVVVPVEDLGELGGSPASDTGGAEKPSIWPHVEERIADLVQAHRSTIVFANSRRLAERLCNRLNEIAYERATGESMPEEHSPAEVMAQSGAARGAPPLLARAHHGSVSKEQRAQVEEDLKAGRLPAVVATSSLELGIDMGAVDLVIQVESPPSVASGLQRVGRAGHQVGAVSTGVVFPKYRGDLVQAAVVTERMRGGEIEALRVPANPLDVLAQQLVALVALDSRQADDLLALARRSAPFAALPESAFIAVLDMLAGRYPSDAFAELRPRVVWDRVTGTVTGRPGAQRLAVTSGGTIPDRGLFGVFLAGADPKKGGGRVGELDEEMVYESRVGDVFTLGTSSWRIEDITRDRVLVSPAPGAPGRLPFWKGDQLGRPLELGRAVGAFLREIGSLSEEDARLRLTAAGLDTLAAGNLLSYLDEQRRSCGHVPDDRTILVERFRDELGDWRVVIHSPFGAQVHAPWALALGARLSERYGMDAQVMHADDGIVLRLPDADLMGFDLVDDEQDRGSAAFDSEQAPVGAADVVFDGGDVRGIVTDQVGGSALFASRFRECAARALLLPRRSPGKRTPLWQQRQRAAQLLQVASEFGSFPIVLEAVRECLQDVFDVPGLTELMGDIESRRVRLVEVTTTEPSPFARSLLFGYVAQFLYEGDSPLAERRAAALSLDSRLLAELLGQAELRELLDPEVLTELESELQWRTEDRRVKDLEGVADLLRVLGPLTDAELAERGALDSWARDLASARRAIRVRIGGADHWAAVEDAGRLRDALGTALPVGVPEAFTEPVKDPLGDLLARYARTHGPFTSSAAAERFGLGSAVTDGTLQRLAASGRVVQGEFHPSGIGQEWCDATVLRRLRRRSLAALRQELEPVPPAALATFLPQWQHLGGNSLRGIDGLARAIEQLQGAPVPASALEKLVLPSRVSGYTPALLDELTTTGEVLWAGAGSLPGKDGWVSLYLADAAPLLLPPPHPLEQTALHASVLTTLSGGYGLFFRQIADQVRATTHPDATDPLLADALWDLAWSGRLTNDTLAPLRSLLGSGRTAGATAHRARRTVPRGRYGTLTAAARPASRTGPPTVSGRWSLLPAPEPDPTHRAHALARTLLDRHGVVTRGAVTAEGVAGGFSATYRVLSAFEDSGQARRGYVVEGLGAAQFAMDGAVDRLRAAATARDRAPSSPTPHAVVLAAADPANAYGAALPWPEAPNGAGHKPGRKAGSLVVLVDGELTLYMERGGKTLLAWPTDPEDPALRAATEALAGAARAGALGTVTVERANGVPALTAPLGRALEAAGFHATPRGLRLRP from the coding sequence ATGGCACGTACCGCGCTCGACTCCTTCTCCCCCGCGACCCGCGGCTGGTTCACGGGGGCCTTCTCCGCGCCCACCCCGGCGCAGGAGGGGGCCTGGCGTGCCATCGAGGAGGGCTCGGACGTGCTGGTCGTGGCCCCGACCGGCTCGGGAAAGACGCTGGCCGCCTTCCTCGCCGCCCTGGACCGCCTCGCCTCAGCGCCGCCGCCCGCCGAGGCGAAGAAGCGCTGCCGCGTGCTGTACGTGTCGCCGCTCAAGGCCCTCGCCGTCGATGTGGAGCGCAATCTGCGCAGCCCGCTCACGGGAATCCGGCAGGAGTCGGTGCGGCGCGGGCTGCCCGAGCCAGAGGTGCGGGTGGGGATCCGCTCGGGCGACACCCCGGCCGCCGAGCGGCGCTCGATGGCCACCCGACCGCCGGACATCCTGATCACCACCCCCGAGTCGCTGTTCCTGATGCTCACGTCCTCGGCCAGGGACGCGCTCGCCGGGATCGAGACGGTGATCCTGGACGAGGTGCACGCCGTCGCGGGGACGAAGCGGGGCGCGCATCTGGCCCTTTCCCTGGAGCGGCTGGACGAGTTGCTGCCACGCCCGGCCCGCCGTATCGGGCTGTCGGCGACGGTGCGTCCGGTGGAGGAGGTGGCCCGCTATCTGTCCCCGCAGCGCAGGGTGGAGATCGTCCAGCCGCCCTCCGGCAAGGAATTCGACCTCTCGGTGGTCGTCCCGGTCGAGGATCTCGGCGAGCTGGGCGGCTCCCCGGCCTCCGACACGGGCGGCGCGGAGAAGCCGTCGATCTGGCCTCATGTGGAGGAGCGCATCGCCGATCTCGTCCAGGCGCACCGCTCCACGATCGTCTTCGCGAACTCCCGCAGACTGGCCGAGCGCCTGTGCAACCGGCTCAATGAGATCGCCTACGAACGCGCGACCGGCGAATCGATGCCGGAGGAACACTCCCCCGCCGAGGTCATGGCCCAGTCGGGCGCGGCCAGAGGCGCGCCGCCGCTGCTCGCCCGCGCGCACCACGGCTCGGTCTCCAAGGAGCAGCGCGCCCAGGTGGAGGAGGACCTCAAGGCGGGCCGGCTGCCCGCCGTCGTGGCCACGTCCAGTCTGGAGCTGGGGATCGACATGGGCGCGGTGGATCTGGTCATCCAGGTCGAGTCGCCTCCCTCGGTCGCCTCCGGCCTCCAGCGGGTCGGCCGGGCAGGCCACCAGGTGGGCGCGGTCTCCACCGGAGTGGTCTTCCCGAAGTACCGGGGCGATCTGGTGCAGGCCGCCGTGGTCACCGAGCGGATGCGCGGCGGGGAGATCGAAGCGCTGCGCGTGCCCGCCAATCCGCTGGACGTGCTGGCCCAGCAGCTGGTGGCCCTGGTCGCGCTCGACAGCAGACAGGCCGACGACCTGCTGGCCCTGGCCCGCCGCTCCGCCCCCTTCGCCGCGCTGCCCGAGTCCGCCTTCATCGCCGTACTGGACATGCTCGCCGGACGCTATCCCTCGGACGCCTTCGCCGAGCTGCGTCCGCGTGTGGTGTGGGACCGCGTCACCGGTACGGTCACGGGCCGTCCGGGCGCCCAGCGCCTCGCCGTCACCTCCGGCGGCACCATCCCCGACCGGGGCCTCTTCGGTGTCTTCCTCGCCGGGGCGGACCCCAAGAAGGGCGGCGGCCGGGTCGGTGAGCTGGACGAGGAGATGGTCTACGAATCCCGGGTCGGTGACGTCTTCACGCTCGGCACCTCGTCTTGGCGGATCGAGGACATCACCCGCGACCGCGTGCTGGTCTCCCCCGCCCCGGGCGCCCCCGGACGGCTGCCGTTCTGGAAGGGCGATCAGCTGGGCCGCCCCCTGGAGCTGGGGCGCGCCGTGGGCGCGTTCCTGCGCGAGATCGGCTCCCTCTCCGAGGAGGACGCCCGGCTGCGGCTGACGGCGGCGGGCCTGGACACCCTGGCCGCCGGCAATCTGCTCTCGTACCTCGATGAACAGCGCCGCTCCTGTGGTCACGTCCCCGACGACAGGACGATCCTGGTCGAGCGGTTCCGCGACGAGCTGGGCGACTGGCGGGTGGTGATCCATTCCCCGTTCGGAGCCCAGGTGCACGCCCCGTGGGCGCTGGCGCTCGGCGCCCGGCTCTCCGAGCGGTACGGCATGGACGCGCAGGTCATGCACGCCGACGACGGCATCGTGCTGCGTCTGCCCGACGCCGATCTGATGGGGTTCGACCTCGTCGACGACGAACAGGACCGCGGCAGTGCGGCCTTCGACAGCGAGCAGGCGCCCGTCGGGGCCGCGGACGTCGTGTTCGACGGGGGCGACGTCCGGGGGATCGTCACCGATCAGGTGGGCGGCTCCGCACTGTTCGCCTCCCGGTTCCGGGAGTGCGCCGCCCGGGCGCTGCTGCTGCCGCGCCGCAGCCCGGGCAAGCGCACGCCGCTGTGGCAGCAGCGCCAGCGCGCCGCCCAGCTCCTCCAGGTGGCCAGCGAGTTCGGCTCGTTCCCCATCGTGCTGGAGGCGGTGCGGGAGTGTCTTCAGGACGTCTTCGACGTCCCCGGTCTCACCGAGCTGATGGGGGACATCGAGTCCCGCCGGGTCCGGCTGGTCGAGGTCACGACGACGGAGCCCTCCCCGTTCGCCCGGTCGCTGCTCTTCGGCTATGTCGCCCAGTTCCTCTACGAGGGCGACTCCCCGCTCGCCGAGCGGCGGGCCGCCGCGCTGTCGCTGGACTCCCGGCTGCTGGCCGAGTTGCTCGGCCAGGCAGAGCTGCGGGAACTGCTCGATCCGGAGGTCCTCACCGAGCTGGAGAGCGAGCTCCAGTGGCGCACCGAGGACCGGCGCGTCAAGGACCTCGAAGGAGTCGCGGATCTGCTGCGGGTACTGGGTCCGCTCACCGACGCCGAGCTGGCCGAGCGCGGCGCGCTCGATTCCTGGGCGCGGGACCTCGCCTCGGCCCGCCGCGCCATCAGGGTGCGGATCGGCGGGGCCGATCACTGGGCGGCCGTCGAGGACGCGGGGCGGCTGCGTGACGCCCTGGGCACGGCGCTGCCGGTCGGCGTGCCCGAAGCCTTCACCGAACCGGTCAAAGACCCTCTGGGCGACCTCCTCGCCCGCTACGCCCGTACGCACGGCCCGTTCACCTCGTCCGCCGCCGCGGAGCGCTTCGGTCTCGGCTCCGCCGTCACGGACGGCACCCTCCAGCGGCTCGCCGCGAGCGGCCGGGTCGTCCAGGGCGAGTTCCACCCCTCCGGCATCGGCCAGGAGTGGTGCGACGCCACCGTGCTGCGCCGGCTGCGCAGGCGCTCCCTGGCGGCGCTGCGTCAGGAGCTGGAGCCGGTACCGCCCGCCGCGCTCGCCACCTTCCTCCCGCAGTGGCAGCATCTGGGCGGCAACAGCCTGCGCGGCATCGACGGACTCGCCCGCGCGATCGAGCAGTTGCAGGGGGCGCCCGTCCCCGCCTCGGCGCTGGAGAAGCTGGTCCTTCCGTCCCGTGTCTCCGGGTACACCCCCGCGCTGCTGGACGAGCTCACCACCACGGGCGAGGTCCTGTGGGCGGGCGCGGGCTCCCTGCCCGGCAAGGACGGCTGGGTGTCGCTGTATCTCGCGGACGCGGCGCCCCTGCTGCTCCCGCCCCCGCACCCCCTGGAGCAGACCGCCCTGCACGCATCCGTTCTGACCACGCTCTCGGGCGGCTACGGCCTGTTCTTCCGGCAGATCGCCGACCAGGTCCGCGCCACCACCCACCCCGACGCGACGGACCCGCTGCTGGCCGACGCCCTCTGGGACCTCGCCTGGTCGGGCCGGCTCACCAATGACACGCTGGCGCCGCTGCGCTCCCTGCTCGGCTCGGGCCGTACCGCGGGCGCCACCGCCCACCGCGCCCGGCGGACGGTGCCGCGCGGGCGGTACGGGACGCTGACGGCCGCGGCCAGACCCGCTTCCCGCACGGGCCCGCCCACGGTCAGCGGTCGCTGGTCGCTGCTCCCCGCCCCGGAGCCCGATCCCACGCACCGCGCCCACGCGCTCGCCCGCACGCTTCTGGACCGGCACGGCGTGGTGACCCGGGGCGCCGTCACGGCCGAGGGGGTGGCGGGCGGCTTCTCCGCGACGTACCGGGTGCTGTCCGCGTTCGAGGACAGCGGGCAGGCCCGCCGCGGCTATGTCGTGGAGGGCCTGGGCGCCGCCCAGTTCGCGATGGACGGCGCGGTCGACCGGCTGCGCGCGGCGGCGACCGCCCGCGACCGCGCACCGTCGTCTCCCACGCCGCACGCCGTGGTCCTGGCCGCCGCCGACCCGGCCAACGCGTACGGGGCGGCGCTCCCCTGGCCGGAGGCACCGAACGGCGCCGGGCACAAACCGGGCCGCAAGGCCGGTTCGCTGGTCGTCCTGGTCGACGGCGAACTGACGCTCTACATGGAGCGCGGCGGCAAGACGCTGCTGGCGTGGCCCACGGACCCGGAGGACCCCGCCCTGCGCGCCGCGACCGAGGCCCTGGCGGGCGCGGCCCGCGCCGGGGCCCTCGGCACCGTCACCGTGGAGCGGGCCAACGGTGTGCCCGCCCTGACCGCTCCGCTGGGACGCGCCCTTGAGGCGGCCGGGTTCCACGCCACCCCCCGGGGGCTGCGTCTGCGCCCCTGA
- a CDS encoding CinA family protein: MRGPAGPETGESGAAGAAAVLAALDERGGTLAVAESLTGGLVAAELTAVPGASRTFRGSVTAYATDLKRDVLGVDGTLLGERGAVDPEVARQMAAGVRRLLDASWGAATTGVAGPDPQDGQPVGTVYVAVAGPLGAGKVVALRLNGDRADIRKESVRSVLGLLLSELSGNGRAQDTEQNGGN, translated from the coding sequence GTGAGGGGCCCGGCCGGGCCGGAGACGGGGGAGAGCGGGGCGGCCGGTGCGGCCGCCGTGCTGGCCGCGCTGGACGAGCGCGGTGGGACGCTGGCCGTCGCGGAGTCCCTCACCGGCGGTCTGGTGGCCGCGGAGCTGACGGCCGTCCCCGGTGCCTCCCGTACCTTCCGCGGGTCCGTCACGGCGTACGCGACCGATCTCAAGCGGGACGTACTCGGCGTCGACGGGACCCTTCTGGGGGAGCGCGGTGCGGTGGATCCCGAGGTCGCGCGCCAGATGGCGGCCGGCGTACGGCGGCTGCTCGACGCCTCCTGGGGCGCGGCGACCACCGGGGTGGCGGGCCCCGATCCGCAGGACGGACAGCCGGTCGGCACCGTGTACGTCGCGGTCGCCGGGCCGCTGGGCGCCGGGAAAGTGGTCGCGCTGCGGTTGAACGGCGACCGGGCGGACATCCGTAAAGAGAGTGTACGGAGCGTGCTCGGGCTACTCCTCAGCGAACTGTCCGGAAACGGGCGGGCACAGGATACGGAACAGAACGGGGGGAATTGA